AAAtacctaaaaataaaagaaagagaaaacccGTAAACAAACTTAAATAGAAAAAACCGAAGAAGGAACAAGAAAACcggtaaaaaagaaaaaaaatactattcGAGGATCATTCCAGAAAGTTTCCAAAACCGGCTGGCTAGCTTTGGTATAATGGTCCAGCCCATTGACAGCGCTGAAGGTTATCACCTTGTATgaaaaaatattaaacttgtatttgaaaaatgttgataagCATTTGAAAAACAAAATTGTAAATgcgtatagaaaaatgttgaccgtgTCTTCTGGAAATGTTAATatgatattttaaaaatgttagaaaaattaatagaaaaaatattaaccatgtattcaaaaaatattgaacttgtatttgaaaaatattacaCATGTATTATACATATTAAAAAAAAGTGTCGGAAAACAGTGaaataagagagagaaaagaaaaacatATGAAaacgagaaagaaagaaaaaaaccaaagaaaaaagaaataaaatcaaagaaaaataaataaaaccgaAGAAAGAACCAGTAAAAACagagaaagaagataagaataaccagtgaaaaacaagaagaaaaaaagggaaagcCGGTGAAAACCTGATGTATTTCCTTCAAATAGTTTGTGCCCTTCTAAACTAACGCGTACTCCATCTTGTCTTAGTGACTACCAACACTTGGAAGAAACTATGATCGGTGGTTCGAATGCCACCTGCGCCGTTTTCTCCCTACTTCATTTGTTTTAAATGCGGAGAAAATCTACCATCTCGATATAGTGATCCGATGGCCTGTATTTCTAGGAGATCATCTCGGGCCCAAGTACGTTCATCGATCAAGAATTCCCATCATTTTGGATGGGACTCAAGGCGCTTTCAAAAATCATTATTGATAATGTTCGTGCGGGTGAAAGAGTGGCAACATCGTTGCTTCAGTCCaattgcagcatcttcatcgaaGTCTTTGGAGTATTTTTTGGAGCAATGCCGTGAAAAAGATGTTATCAAGAGGTTTCGTTGTAATTATTGGTGATAGTTGTTACTTTGTATTTTGTTGGATCTTGGAGCCCTCGTGGCGCTGGttccatgggccttggcccgtggTTCACGGGCGCAGCCCGGTCAGCCCTCTGGTCCGGAAACAGAGAAACCCTAGCGTCTCCTCCCGAGTCCCTCTCGTGGACGGAAGCTTCTTCTCCGAGTCCCTCTCATGGTCGAAACCGCCAGGCTTGTACTTCTCAAACCCCGGCCATTGAGTACCTCTCAAACTTCGCACTTCGCAGTCGCTGGTTCGGGTTTGGTTTTCTCAGGTGGGAGTCGAGCGAGGCCGAGGCGCGCGCGCTAGTCAAATCGCCGAACAACTTACACTCCTCGGCGTAAGTGCGAGATGGCTGAGACGGAGGCTTACACGACAGAGTCACACACGGAGGAGACGGATGCGGACACAACGGAGTCAGAGATGGAGTCATACACGACGGACACGGACAGtttgccggagctcacgccggaggagatggcgcggctgctggagccagacCCGGAACTCACGGACGACGAGAAGGCGCTGCGGGCCCTTCACCTCGTCTGCTGCAGAGAGCTCACCGAGTACGACCCCAAGTCGGAAGCTTATGTCTGCACGCGCTTCTCCAGCTTCAACATAGCCCTCTTCGACCTCGACGAAGAATGTCAGTGTGCTATTCACAACTAGCTAGTATCTCATAACCCgcgtctagatacatccttttgtTCGCTTCTGATTTGCTTAAATTTGTTTACAGCCGAGGCTATCCATGGGCCGCCGCTCCAGGAGCTGACCAATTCTCAGTGGAGGTCAATTAACGAGGCATCTGTTAATGTCATCTCCTTGAAGGTAATCCAGTCCGACGTGGGCTACCCGATCAATGTCTTTGGTACTGTTCTGGCAAGGGATGAGGTCGACTACAAGTGTGTCTACTTGTTCCGGCGCGATAGGGATGATTCCCAGTACATCGAGTCCCCGGTATGCATCTGTTACTCCACCATCAATTCTTTtacttagtttttttttgcttaCTACTACCTCCATGCCaaaatatatgacgttttggtaGGCTAAAACCGTCATATATTTTGGCACTGAGGTAGTAGATTATCTACAGCATGTATAAATTGAATCTCAACGACGCCCTCTTTTAAGTGCACCGTGTGAAAAAGATATCCCCGTATTAGGAAGCTGTACCACCCTCTATCTAGACCagaaatttctcttttttgtttttccaaACAAGAGAACATTTTACCTTAATACTTTGCAGGTCAAGTATACACAAGTGCCACAAATTGTATAAAATGCTTCTGATTTTTTATAATGAAAAATGGACGATGAGGATAGAGGGTACACTGATATGGGGTACAACTAGAACTGTCCCGTCAGACTAGTTATGATTGGTTtgattgtcgtcccaactagaatCAACTGGAGATGACCAGCTGTTAACTATTTGAAGACATTTTGGTGTTGATTATCTTTCCTTAAATCCTTATGCAGGAGGACATGTTAACTTTGACAGGTCCAAGTCGAGGACTTGTCGTATCAGATACCATATTTTTTGAGATCAACCTAAAGATTAGGGGCAATGTAATCACCGATGACAAAGATTTTAGCAAAGGTGTAATAGAGCACTATATTGTTCCCTTGGCCAGGGGACCCAAGACTGAGCTGCTAACTAGCTGGCTGAGTACGGTAGAACTGGTATTGGCGCCTGCTCCATTTGCCGTGGCAGCTACCGTTAAAATCAATATTTTGAATGGGCCATGTGATGCTCCTTTCAGAGGCAAAGTAACTGCTTGGACCGCTGGAGATGCTGAGACCCATATCATTCTGTACGAATACGGAAACAAAGCGATGGATGATCTTCAATTAATCAAAGATGGCGGTTCGATTGCTTTAAGCCATAATCTGGTGGCCGTCCCTGTCCCTAATTCCTTGTATGATGAGTATGAAGAAATAGTGCTCACTGTTTGTTTTACTACCAGTAATGATGAGGATGAATGCACCTCGGTCACTCTACAATACCCTCAGGAAGAGAAGGTTTGCAATCACGGTTCCTATGAGCTTCAAGTGGAGGTTACTTGGACAAGCATTCTTGAAGGGCCGTTCGGCACAGATATTGACAAAAGATGGAGCTCTGTGCCTCAAAAACTATTGTTGTTCTAGGATGCTTGGTCGGATACTGATTATATGTCTACAATTCTACCTGATTATGTCTCCAGAAAGATGTTTGGTTTCAACTTTGTTGCTCTGTTTCCCTTATATGGAATATAATGAAGGCATGACACCCTAGCTATGCCTGAGTACCTGCTTGACGTTTTCAGTAGAAATAATTTATTTAATGATATTGAGTATGTTATTCAGCGTGTGTACTATCTAGTTTGTACCAACTTAATTATTTACAAGAAGCGAGGATAGCCTGATAATGGATGGGCGCGGCAACACCCGCCAAAAGAAACCTGAAGATTGTGTATTCTGTTCTGAGGATGAATCCATTAGACAT
This region of Triticum aestivum cultivar Chinese Spring chromosome 2D, IWGSC CS RefSeq v2.1, whole genome shotgun sequence genomic DNA includes:
- the LOC123048842 gene encoding uncharacterized protein; the protein is MAETEAYTTESHTEETDADTTESEMESYTTDTDSLPELTPEEMARLLEPDPELTDDEKALRALHLVCCRELTEYDPKSEAYVCTRFSSFNIALFDLDEESEAIHGPPLQELTNSQWRSINEASVNVISLKVIQSDVGYPINVFGTVLARDEVDYKCVYLFRRDRDDSQYIESPEDMLTLTGPSRGLVVSDTIFFEINLKIRGNVITDDKDFSKGVIEHYIVPLARGPKTELLTSWLSTVELVLAPAPFAVAATVKINILNGPCDAPFRGKVTAWTAGDAETHIILYEYGNKAMDDLQLIKDGGSIALSHNLVAVPVPNSLYDEYEEIVLTVCFTTSNDEDECTSVTLQYPQEEKVCNHGSYELQVEVTWTSILEGPFGTDIDKRWSSVPQKLLLF